From the Deltaproteobacteria bacterium genome, the window GATCGAGTGGGCCGGGTTAGAACGTGATCACGCAATCGCGTCTTGGGACTCGACATGGAAAGTACTTAGCCCAGACGGAACCATACCGGCCGAGGGCATGAAGCTCTTACTCGACCAAGCCAAGAGCGAAATGAAGCTGACCCGCGACGTGCCTATCAGCGAGATCGTCGACCCCGCGCCGTTGCAAGACGTGCAGCGCGAGCTGGGAATAAGAAGACCCTAGAGATCTCAGCAGAAGCGTCGGCCTCGGAAGTTTTACCGCAAAGAACGCAAAGTACGCAAAACATATAATTGGGAATTGTTTTCGCGCCGTGTAAGGGAGCAGAAAATGTCGGAAGCAGAAATTCTCCGCGATCTCGATCGGAAGCTGCGCGGGTTGAGCGTTGAAGGGTTGTGGTCGCCGGCGTCGGATGCCGACATGGCGACCTACAGCAAAGATCCTCACACGACGGTGTTGCCCCATGTTTGGAAGTGGCCGGCGCTTTACGAGGCGATTCAAACCGTCGCCAGCATGCATGGCCTCGACGGCTTGGCCGAACGGCGTGTGCTGCGGCTGATCAATCCGGCCTATCTCGATCAGCACAATCGCCGGCAACGGACGACTACGCATACCATGCTGATGACGTTGCAATTGCTCAAGCCCGGTGAAGTCGCCCACGATCACCGCCATAATTTCGCCGCCTTTCGTTTCATTCTCAAAGGCGCCGGCGCCTACACGGTGGTGGAAGGCGAGCAAATTCCGATGGCGGCCGGCGATCTGATTCTTACTCCGTCCATGACTTGGCATGGCCATCGTAACGGCGGCGAACCGGTGGTGTGGCTCGACGGTCTCGACAATCCGCTGCTGTTCTTGTTGCAGTCGATCACTTGGGAGGCTTATCCCGGCGGCTTGCAGCCGATGAAAGCGAGTTTTGAAAACACCGCGCCGCGCATCGGCGCCACCAGGCCGCTTTGGGAAAAATCCGCGCAACGGCCGAGCTACAACTTGCACTACAAATGGCGGGATACTTACGAAAAGCTACGCAGTCTGAG encodes:
- a CDS encoding cupin domain-containing protein, with product MSEAEILRDLDRKLRGLSVEGLWSPASDADMATYSKDPHTTVLPHVWKWPALYEAIQTVASMHGLDGLAERRVLRLINPAYLDQHNRRQRTTTHTMLMTLQLLKPGEVAHDHRHNFAAFRFILKGAGAYTVVEGEQIPMAAGDLILTPSMTWHGHRNGGEPVVWLDGLDNPLLFLLQSITWEAYPGGLQPMKASFENTAPRIGATRPLWEKSAQRPSYNLHYKWRDTYEKLRSLSAGTGSPFDGIALEYVNPEGGHTMPTMSCAIQMLRPGEATRTHRHNYSVVYHAFRGSGVTVIDGQRFEWDEGDCFVVPLWSWHSHENRSKSDEAILFSVSDLPVMEALKLLREEAA